Below is a window of Camelina sativa cultivar DH55 chromosome 11, Cs, whole genome shotgun sequence DNA.
GTGGAAGtgacagagaaacaaaaaaaaaggacttgCCTTTTTCGTGTCGGAAGGTCGGTGAAAGAAGAGTGCGCATTTATAAATGTACTATTATTATTGAACACatagaaaaactgaaaaagagaTACATgaaataagcaaaatataatCACGAGGATCtgaaacctttttcttttgttggatGGATTCTGAAAAAATTGTGAGATGATTTGAGTGGTTACCACGTATTTGGTTCCCACATGATTAAAgtagaggagaagaaggaaacacTTATAAGTGCGATCGAACTTAAAAGGAGtctcctttttgtttcttttcaattattcaatgtttctctttttggaTTCGTTGATACATGATTATTGCGAATTATTGCGATTATTTTAAAACTCAGTTAAAATAGactgaaaatttttaaagtttaagaaATTTACATACTTTGTTTAGGTTTTAGAGCTATTGACACTGAGATTACTTTTAAAAGCTTACTTAAtaaagtttagggtttaagttTTGACTATAGGATTTTGATTCCGGGtccttaaaataaaaaagtagattattttctttattttgaagttaatttttaccattaaaattttaagataatttgttagaaatacaaCTTTTGGGatacttttttcaaaaatatttttttttgaatattttcattttcacccttttttacataattacaatatattaaattaattttagaattaatttttttaggtttgagttttcaattttatatttatgatatagttttgaaagattagagtttagtatttagagtttcTAGCTAAAAaaacttagttattttatatattagaaaatctatattcttaaaaataaacaacataaaaagtatttttaaaaattgatatagaaaaatgtatatttttgaaaatcctccaATTTTTAAATGAACCACGAACTTTTTGATTAACCTAAAGTtctcaaaaatgtttttaggaaaagatgttttaaaatgatttttattaattgtattCACTTGacataaaatttgatttttactaaATGTAcgagtgttttatttttttggtgtgaaaacgttttatttttgtaagtaagactttgtttttgtgatatttttaggCTCTTTCcgaaatatcaaaattattcgattataattttaatatcctgtgaacaaaaaaaagaaaaaattaatatcaatgTCGTCTAACTCGGCCACACAAAAACGATATTGAACGAGATAAGAGCGGCAAAGCCACAGAGTCACCACCGAGTCGCCGTGACTCGGTGACACAtcgttttcccaaaaaaatatgGCATTTGCAGCGGTATCGACTCCATTTTCACTCTCTTCCGTGTCCCCCACACGCCGTCAAAGCTTCAGAAATGTTTCGGCACCTCGAGTAATAAGCGCCAGTCTTTCTCCGGATGTCTCTCCTCTTCTCCGAGCAGCTCACCACACCGTAAGTGTTAAACcggaaaaaaattgaatccttaacaatttaaaatatcaaattgctatgatcaatcaagaaaaaaaatcattccttgAAACCCAATTTTCAAATGGGTATTGTGAGAATTGTTCATAAAATTGAAGAAAGATTGATACttgataattacaaaaaaatttctggTAAATGTTTTCAGGTGGATAGTTATGTAAAGAGTGGgatggttattggtttaggatctGGAGAAGCTTCAGATATGGCTATACGTTATTTGGGTCAGCAACTTCGTTCTGGTTCTTTGCAAAATGTTGTTGGTGTACCAATGTGAGTCTTAGAATCCATtaaagattcaatcttttttgtttgattcagttGATTATATCTCAACTCATTACTTCTTGAATCATGATTCTCCTGGAAGTTGAGTTTTTGCATGTTTCATGATGATTAGTTCTTGACCTTTTGTTTAGGTCTGCTCGAAGCGCTAGTGAAGCAGCAAAGTATGGAATCCCCTTGGAATATTTCCGAGATGGTTTTCAGGTAGTGGTTTCCCTGCGGTTTCTAAACCGGTTTTAATCTATTCTGCATCTTGAGGTAATGTTTGAGGTGTGGTTCCTTTGTAGATTGATTTTGCATTTCATGATGCTGATGCTGTAGAAGAGAGTACGCTTATCGCAGTTATTGGACGGCGAAGAAGTTCACAGGAAGATGACTATATTCTGAAACAAAAGGTGTGTGCAGTTTTCGTCTAAAATTTGCAGTTTTGATGATAATAAACTCATTGGTTAGCTTTTGGGCTTACAAAGAGAGAATGACAATGCAGTCTATTGTAAAAGCAGCTGATGAGGCAGTGTTTATGATAAAGGAAGAACAATACAAAACCAGCCTTGAAGGTTCTATCCCCGTTTTAGTTCAATCCGTAAGCAAATACCTAATAATGAACTTCGTAAAGTCCCACGGTGAGGGCATTTTTCAATGCAACTAGATAATGGAATTCCAAAACGGCCTTATACAATTTTGTGCAGCTTAATTGGTTGGCCATAGCTGAGGAGATAGATGACTTGTATTTAGGCGATGCAGAGGTGCGAGGCcagtttggttctttctcaAAGGATTTCCCGAGCTTTTGATTCTTATAAATTGTCTGAttcattttattcttttctttgtgtgtATGTGTAAAAGGTGTGGAGAAGAGCTTCTGTAGGTGATGCAGGTCCTCTTGGAGGAGACTTTCCTATAGTTACCAGTGATGGTCATAACATTCTTGATGTTATATTTACAACTCCAATTCCAAGCCTCGGTAAAAGCTCTTACTGCAACCATTAAAACTTGTGCATGTTGTTGATTGATGGTATATTTGTTAATTGATGTGAAATTTTGCAGCTAACGTGGCTGAAAGCCTGGAAACTATTGATGGCGTTGTGGACCATGGACTTGTTATCAAAACTAGGTTAGTTTCAACTTTCGAATCATGGGTCAGGTTTAGTATGTTATTGGTCGGTCTTAAGAATCCATTCTCTGCTTTTGGCATTACAGATGCTCGGTGGTGATCGCAGGAAAACCTGAAGTAAGAACTGTTACCTTGCAGAGCAGTACAGTGGAGAATGGTGTATAAACCAGAGATAGAATCTGCTGTTAGTAGTTTCTTACGTACATAACCGAGCAAGATAGCTTAGTGTGTTCAGAACCAAATTGCCAGTCAAAACCATTAGAGGCCTCTTTTACAAATTATACATTCAGTTGATAGAGGGATGTTGTAACTCTTTACAAGTTCACTGTGTCTAAAATCAATAGCTTCTTCCATGAGAAAATCACCAACAATGCAAGCTCGAGCTCCAGGGCGAACAAAGTTATGACTAGCCGAGGGGTCTACATATTCCTGTGGATGTGATTTTTGTAGTAGGACAATCGGGTTTCCGGATCTGAATAGCTGACTCAGATGTGAAGTCGGGTATGAATATcttaaaacttatatttttatcCAATTTAAGAGTACATATTTGGAAAATTCATTCACAAAAAGCATACACTGTCATCATCTCTATCCAGAAAAGAGTTCATGGTTTGAGTAGATAGTAGAATAAAGGGTAATACAGTAGCAGAACAAATTTAGACACCGAGGAATGTTATTCCTGTCATTCACTAGCCTATTATGAGTTTGGCTCAGGCATCTACTTTGTTAATCTTGAACTGATCTGTTAGTCCAAATTGAGCCATTAGAAGCCACACCAAGTTTATGAGCTCACCGCCTCTGCTTAGTTTCTCCACGTGAGCCGTAGAATCACAGTAACAAGCTGCACAAAGTGTGGGTGGAACTTGATACACTTATGCACACCTTTCTTGTGACACTCTTGTGGCTGCCAACGCAGCTTTCTAAAACCAAGTAACCAGTTGAAAAATCTTTCTTTTAGTGTTTGAGGTTCGTCGGGGTTGTCCTTCAAGCTCTAACTGCAATACATGTCCAGTCTGAGAACAGAAACAAGACGATGGATATGAAATCCCAAGCTATGCCAACTGCAAACAGGGTGTAGGTAACAAAAACATCAGCTCCATGAAatagtttttctttcttgggtTTCTTATCAAAGAGGATGAGTGCAGCCACTAGGGTGGCAGAAGCAAGGATGCGTGAGAAAGTTCCAAAAACAGTATGAAGAACCGCGATCTTGGTGAATAGAGCATCATAGAGGAAGCCAAGCTCGATCTCAATGATCCTCTCAAAGCTTCTTCAAATTATCAAAAGTTTCCAAGCTCTCGTCACGCTCCCTGAAGCTGAGGATCAAGTTGACTACAAGGCCCTTGAATGTGTTGAAGAACTTATAAGCATACTGAGCAATCTCAAGATGGGTCAACTCTTCTCTGTTCTTCGAGGCTAATGATGGCTCTGGTGATGGCTTTGACAACTTCTTAGGCCTATGTTCCTTGTCAGGCTTATCAGTAATAATGATCTTGGTGGGTAGTCTTGCCATTTTCTTGGCCTTGTACTCCTCCATGAGCTTCGTCGTAGTTTGGTCCTGGATCTGGTGATTGAATCATAGAGTCCCTAAACTTGTCCAAACTGGCACTATACAAAGCCGTTGTCCTCTCCAGATACTTTATAGTACCTGAAACAAACACTAAAACTATAATCACCCAAAGGCTATTGGGTAGAAACTGGAGAACCACATAGCCACAAGCAATTGCATGAAAGACAAGCCCAAAGACATGTCTGAGCCAGAGAGCGTTATCTTCAAGCGTGAAAGCTGTGATTGTGTCGGGTCCACCAAGATGCACGAGCAAGAATGCTGCCCATAAAGCCATGAGCTCTGTTCCATCTGGAGGATCATCTGGTTTGGGTTCTTTTCCTTGGTTCTTGGAGATGAGACCAACATCGAAATAGCAGACGAAACTGCTAATCGATAAGAGGACCAAACGAGCATGATAAAGAGCTTCTTGGAGTGCGTTTCCTTAAGAGGAGAGAAGCAAATGAGAATGGTTTGAAGAGTAAGACTTAAAATTATTACTACTCTTCTAAAAATCAGAACACAAATCCGGTACCTATGAAACCGAGAAAATCCAGACAAGGATCCACCTCCATAGGAGGTGAGGGTGTGAAATCACCTAAACCAAAGAAGGGGGCGGGCAATTCTGCGGAGATAAACAAAGGTATGATGGAGGATGTGGATCCACCTGATACTCTCCCATGAACGGAACATCTCGATCACCACAAGGGACGGTTAGTATTTGCGTATGCCGTCGACTGGAAATGCCCCTTTCTCCAGGTTTTCATCCTCCCCTAAGAATTTGGACTGTCCCCTTTGATATGCCCTGTATTCTCAGTATAACAATTCCGGTCTTACCAATTCATGCTCACCTGCGTTATCTACGGAGCAATGTATTTGTAAGCCGAGATCCTTTAGTCATTATCATTGACATTCCGGTTATGGGTAACCGAGACACTTTATTGTTGAAATCGATGGTGTATGTTTACAGCTGGAAGTTAAGGACGTTAGTGAAGTTTGTACTAGCCGCTTGCCATTGTTGGTCTAATGGGTCAATGGCGTTTGCTCATCTTTCGGAAAAGATCGATTTGGAAGCAATTCAAGATCGAATGGTCCTCGTGCAAGAAGATTGCGAATTTGCGGACGCGGGCTTTCTAGCTCGTCCTGCAAGCCCTTCCCACCGCAGGGTTTTGGTAGGTATCATACCGCCGGGGCAAGTAGGGTGCAGTGGTCTCTCTGAACCTTTGATTAGGACTTGGAGTTGCCACGTAAAAAAGATAGTGGTCTTGTTTGACCCAAATATCTTTATAGATTGAGTGTTTCTTTCTTGAGAAATCACTCCCTACCCTTTGGATTTCGTTAATCCCTTATCTTTGGCATTATCTTAGCCATTCtagttgttgtattttgatCCGGGTTCTACAAGCTGTTCTACGAACACCTTCCCGCGAcctgtttttattttccttgtatgTTCATCCATGTAAGTTTAATGATGGTTGTAAAACTCTCCCTAAGAGGAGAGTTACTCAatcattatttaatataatgggttatggttgacaaaaaaaagaaaaaaaaaattattacttctCTTATGTTCCATCTCTCCCACACTTTGATGAGTTCTAATACTGCTTCCAACATTTTTGCTCTCTTGAGGAAGAAAGACAAAAGCTTCTTCCGTTATTGATGTTTTTAATTCTCAGATTTACTTGAGAAATtttgagatgatgtttttgttaaGTCGTTGATGTTGCTTTCGGGGATTTCTATAAAAAACTTAGGTGGTCTTGTTTGACTCGCAGACCACTGCAGTGGACCcaattaaaatgaattaatcTTATCCTTGCTTGACTCATTGCAGACTGTGAAGTGGAGGATAGTATGAACTATGAACTAAAGACTTTCTCTGGTTCATACTGAATAACTGAGCAGCATAGCTTAGTTTGGTGAGAACCAATTTGCCAGTC
It encodes the following:
- the LOC104724992 gene encoding probable ribose-5-phosphate isomerase 4, chloroplastic isoform X1, which gives rise to MAFAAVSTPFSLSSVSPTRRQSFRNVSAPRVISASLSPDVSPLLRAAHHTVDSYVKSGMVIGLGSGEASDMAIRYLGQQLRSGSLQNVVGVPMSARSASEAAKYGIPLEYFRDGFQIDFAFHDADAVEESTLIAVIGRRRSSQEDDYILKQKSIVKAADEAVFMIKEEQYKTSLEGSIPVLVQSVSKYLIMNFVKSHAEEIDDLYLGDAEVWRRASVGDAGPLGGDFPIVTSDGHNILDVIFTTPIPSLANVAESLETIDGVVDHGLVIKTRCSVVIAGKPEVRTVTLQSSTVENGV
- the LOC104724992 gene encoding probable ribose-5-phosphate isomerase 4, chloroplastic isoform X3, with amino-acid sequence MAFAAVSTPFSLSSVSPTRRQSFRNVSAPRVISASLSPDVSPLLRAAHHTVDSYVKSGMVIGLGSGEASDMAIRYLGQQLRSGSLQNVVGVPMSARSASEAAKYGIPLEYFRDGFQIDFAFHDADAVEESTLIAVIGRRRSSQEDDYILKQKSIVKAADEAVFMIKEEQYKTSLEAEEIDDLYLGDAEVWRRASVGDAGPLGGDFPIVTSDGHNILDVIFTTPIPSLANVAESLETIDGVVDHGLVIKTRCSVVIAGKPEVRTVTLQSSTVENGV
- the LOC104724992 gene encoding probable ribose-5-phosphate isomerase 4, chloroplastic isoform X2; translation: MAFAAVSTPFSLSSVSPTRRQSFRNVSAPRVISASLSPDVSPLLRAAHHTVDSYVKSGMVIGLGSGEASDMAIRYLGQQLRSGSLQNVVGVPMSARSASEAAKYGIPLEYFRDGFQIDFAFHDADAVEESTLIAVIGRRRSSQEDDYILKQKSIVKAADEAVFMIKEEQYKTSLEGSIPVLVQSLNWLAIAEEIDDLYLGDAEVWRRASVGDAGPLGGDFPIVTSDGHNILDVIFTTPIPSLANVAESLETIDGVVDHGLVIKTRCSVVIAGKPEVRTVTLQSSTVENGV